The Couchioplanes caeruleus nucleotide sequence CGGCTCGGCGTCCTGGTCGTTGGCCGTCTCGGCCGGGGCCTCGGCCGCGGCCGGGGTCTCGTCCTCGCGGGCCAGCGCCTCGACCTTGTCCTGCTGCGCGGCGGCCTTGCGGGCGGCCTTCTTGGCCGGCGCCGTGGTGGCCGCGACCTGCAGCTCCTCGACCAGCTCGATGACGGCCATGGGAGCGGCGTCACCCTTGCGGATGCCGGTCTTGGTGATCCGGGTGTAGCCACCCGGACGGTTGGTGTAGCGCGGCGCGATCTGCTCGAACAGGGCGTACACGACGTCCTTGTCCTTGACGACCGTCAGCACCCGGCGGCGGGCGTGGAGGTCACCGCGCTTGGCCTTGGTGATCAGCTGCTCCGCCAGCGGGCGCAGCCGGCGCGCCTTGGTCTCGGTCGTCTTGATCTTCCCGTGCCGGAAGAGCTCCGTGGCCAGGTTGGCCAGCAGCAGCTTCTCGTGCGCCGGGCTGCCGCCGAGGCGGGGACCCTTGGTGGGCGTGGGCATTGTGGCTCCTAATTCAGGCGGCCGAGATCAGAGCTGCTCGGTCTCGCGGTAGTCGTCGGTGTCGTAGTCCACGTCGCCGAACGAGTCGACCACGTGCGCCGGGTCGAAGGACGGCGCGCTGTCCTTGAGGCCCAGGCCCATTCCGGCGAGCTTCATCTTGACCTCGTCGATCGACTTCTGACCGAAATTCCTTATATCCAGAAGGTCGGCCTCCGTCCGCCCGATCAGTTCGCCGACGGTGTTGATGCCCTCGCGCTTGAGGCAGTTGTACGACCGGACGGTGAGGTCCAGCTCCTCGATCGGCAGGGCGAGGTCGGCGGCCAGCTGGGCGTCCTGCGGCGACGGGCCGATGTCGATGCCCTCGGCGGTCTCGTCCAGCTCGCGGCAGAGGCCGAACAGCTCGACGAGCGTCGAACCGGCCGACGCCAGCGCGGTACGGGGCGAGATGGACGCCTTCGACTCGACGTCGATGATCAGGCGGTCGAAGTCGGTACGCTGCTCGACACGGGTCGCCTCGACGCGGTAGGTGACCTTCATGACCGGCGAGTAGATCGAGTCGACCGGGATACGGCCGATCTCGGCGCCGGCGCTCTTGTTCTGCGCCGCCGTGACGTAGCCACGGCCACGCTCGACCGTGAGCTCCATGTCGAGCCGGCCCTTGCTGTTCAGCGTGGCCAGCTTCAGGTCGGGGTTGTGCACGGACACGCCGGCCGGGGGCTGGATGTCACCGGCGGTGACGTCGCCCGGGCCCTGCTTGCGCAGGTACATGCTGACCGGCTCGTCGTGCTCGGAGCTGACGGTGAGCTCCTTGACGTTCATGACGAGCTCGACCACGTCCTCCTTGACACCGGGGATCGTGGTGAACTCGTGCAGCACGCCGTCGATCTTGATGCTGGTGACCGCCGCGCCCGGAATGGACGACAGCAGCGTACGCCGCAGCGAGTTGCCGAGGGTGTAGCCGAAGCCCGGCTCCAGGGGCTCGATGGTGAACCGGGAGCGGGTCTCGCTGAGCGACTCTTCCGAGAGGCTCGGGCGCTGGCTGATGAGCACGCGTTTCTTCTTTCTGTCGGGGCACCCGCTATTTGATGCCCGTCCTCATGAACTACCCCGGGCGCCTCCACGTGGAGGCGCCCGGGCAGAGCGCTACTTGGAGTAGAGCTCGACGATCAGCTGCTCCTGGACCTGCGTGTCGATGACGGCGCGGGCCGGGAGGGTGTGGATCAGGATCTTCATGTCGCTGGGGATCGGCTCCAGCCACGCCGGGGTCGGACGCGAACCGGCCTGGGCCTGCGCGACGACGAAGGGGGTCATCTCCTTCGACTTCTCGCGGACCTGGACGATGTCGTGCTCCTTGACCCGGTACGACGGGATGTCGACCTTCACGCCGTTGACCAGGAAGTGGCCGTGCTTGACCAGCTGCCGGGCCATGTCGCGGGACGCGGCGTAGCCGGCCCGGTAGACGACGTTGTCGAGACGCGACTCGAGGATCTGCAGCAGCACCTCACCGGTCTTGCCGGGCTTGGTGACAGCCTCCTCGTAGTAACCGCGGAACTGCTTCTCGAGCACGCCGTACGTACGACGGGCCTTCTGCTTCTCGCGGTGCTGGAGCAGGTACTCGGTCTCCTTGGTCCGGCCGCGGCCGTGCTGCCCGGGCGGGAACGGCCGGGACTCGAACGGGCACTTCGGACCATCGCACTTGCTGCCCTTGAGGAACAGCTTCATCTTCTCGCGGCGGCAGCGCTTGCAGTCCGCACCTGTGTAACGAGCCATTACTTCTGTCTCTCCCTCAGACCCGGCGACGCTTCGGCGGACGGCAACCGTTGTGCGGCTGCGGCGTGACGTCGGAGATCTGCCCGACCTCGAGGCCGGCGGCCTGCAGCGAACGGATGGCGGTCTCCCGGCCGGAGCCGGGGCCCTTGACGAACACGTCGACCTTGCGCATGCCGTGTTCCATCGCCCGGCGCGCGGCGGCCTCGGCGGCCAGCTGCGCGGCGAACGGGGTCGACTTGCGCGAGCCCTTGAAGCCCACCTGGCCGGACGAGGCCCAGGAGATGACCGCACCGGTCGGGTCGGTGATCGACACGATGGTGTTGTTGAAGGTGCTCTTGATGTGCGCCTGCCCGTGGGCGACGTTCTTGCGTTCCTTGCGCCGGACCTTCTTGACTGCGGCCCCAGCGCGTGCCTTCGGTGGCATAAGTCTTCTGCGCTCCTATTACTTCCGACCGGGCTTCTTCTTACCGGCGACCGTGCGCTTCGGACCCTTGCGGGTACGAGCGTTGGTCCGCGTGCGCTGGCCCCGGACGGGGAGCCCACGACGGTGGCGGATGCCGGCGTAGCAGCCGATCTCAACCTTGCGGCGGATGTCCGCGGCGACCTCGCGGCGCAGGTCGCCCTCAACCTTGAAGTTGCCCTCGATGTAGTCGCGGAGCTGGACCAGCTCCTCGTCCGTGAGGTCCTTGGCGCGCTTGTTCAGGTCAATGCCGGTGGCGGTGAGCGCCTCCACGGCGCGGGTGCGACCGACCCCGTAGATGTAGGTGAGCGCGATCTCCATCCGCTTCTCGCGGGGAAGATCGACGCCGACGAGTCGAGCCATAAGTGGGCGTACTCCTCAGGTGTCTCACGGAGGTCTGTGCCCGTTCCCACCCCGCCTGCCCGGGCGGGCCCCGGCCTCCGACCGGGGGTGAAGCCGCACGTCAGCGAAGGTTCGCGACGGCGGCTGGGACGAGCTCGTTCAGTGGTGCGGATCTGACAGTGCCCTGGGGCGGAATCAGCCCTGGCGCTGCTTGTGACGCGCGTCGGTCTTGCAGATGACCATGACGCGCCCGTGCCGCCGGATGACCCGGCAGTTGTTGCAGATCCGCTTGACGCTCGGCTTGACCTTCACGGTTTGCCTTAACTCTCAGTCAGACGGGATGTGGATCCCCGTGACCCCGTTACTTGTAGCGGTAGACGATGCGCCCACGTGTCAGGTCGTACGGCGAAAGCTCGACGACGACCCTGTCCTCGGGCAGGATGCGGATGTAGTGCTGCCGCATCTTGCCCGAGATGTGCGCGAGCACCTTGTGACCATTGGCGAGCTCGACGCGGAACATAGCGTTCGGCAGGGGCTCGATCACACGGCCTTCGATCTCGATGGCTCCGTCTTTCTTAGGCATGTCCTCCGCTACCTGACATCGGGTTCCTGGGGCAGGCTCACAACATTCATCGCAACCCTCGAGGGGCCGGACCAGCCGCGGCTCCGGCTCCACCAGAAGCGCTTGGTGGACATGCCGGAGTGGACGCTGTGCGCCAGCAAGCCAGTGTACGCGCGTGCATGCATCGACACCAAACCGAGGCCCCCGCAACCCGGGGTCGGGTGTGTCGGCGCGCCGGAGAACCGGACACGACGGTCGATTCAGTCGGTTTTCTTCGCTTTCTTGGGCTTCGCCGGCCCCCACTCCGCCGAGGGCAACTCGCCTCGTGCAGCCGCCCGGCGCTCCCGCTTCCGCACCCTGGCCCGCTGCTTCCGGGCGCGCTTCTCCGCCCGTCTGCGCGGCGTTGGTCAGCCCGGCCACGGTGGTGAGCAGGAGCAGGAGGCCCCACGGCACTGCCACCCACACCGGCCAGAAGTAGAGCAGTTCACCGCTCGCCAGCGAGGAGATCGCCCAGATCGCCGAGGTGATCCCCACCACGGGAACCCAGGAGCCCCACACCTCGGCCAGCCAGCGCCGGGTCAGCTCCGCGTCGGAGGCCGTGACGAGCGCCTCTCCAGCCGGGCTCCGGGGCGCGGGCACGGCAGCCGCCGGCAGATCGCTCAGCAGCCCACCCAGATCGCCGTAGGTCTTGGCCGCGTACGTCCGCTGCAGCCGCTCGTCGTACTCATGCAGATCGAGCCGGCCCTCCGCGAGCGCGACGCGCAGCTGCTCGGCGACGACCTGCCGATCGGCGTCCCCCGCCCGCATCTCGTCACGCCCCATGCCACCAGAATGCCAGCGCCGCGCCGCTCCCGGAATCCTCGCGGCTGTCGACCTGGTTACCGGTCGCGGCCGGTCATCCGCCGGATCACGCCGAAGACCAGCGGGATGAGCATCCAGCCCGGCCAGAAGTAGATCCACTGGCCGGACGCCATGCTCGACAGCGCCCAGACGATCACGCAGACCAGCACCACGCCGCCGTAGGAAGCCAGCCACGGCGGCCCACCCGGCCGGCGCATCTCGCCCGCCTCGGGGCCAGCCCCGGCGCCGGTCTCCTCGGCCGCCTGGGGCGGCTGCGGCACCATCTGGGCGTGCTGCGCGGGCACGGTGCCGGGCAGGTCGGTGGTCAGGGCATCGAGATCACCGTACGTCTTGGCCGCGTACGCCCGCTGCAGCCGCTCGTCGTACTCGTGCAGCTCCAGGCGCCCCTCGTCGAGCGCCGCCTTCAGCCGATCGGCGACCGCCTGGCGCTCGGCGTCGCCCGCGCGCATCTGCTCTTCGCTCATCGAGGCCGGACTTTACTCCGCGAGCGAGTCAACCGCGGGCTGCCGGGAGGTGACCAGGTCGCCGAGCCGCGCCCGGCCCCCGTCGCGGGCCGTGGTGACCCACACACCGTCCTCGAGCAACGCCATCGTGTGCTCCACGTGGGCGGCCATCGAACCGTCGCGGGTGATGACGGTCCAGCCGTCGGAGAGCTCCTGCGTGCGCGGGGAGCCCATGGTGATCATCGGCTCGATCGCCAGCGCCATGCCGGGCACCAGGCGGGGACCCTTGCCGGGCTTGCCATGGTTCAGCACATGCGGGTCCTGGTGCATCTCCGTGCCGATGCCGTGGCCGCCGTACCCGTCGACGATGCCGTAGCGGCCACCCTTGCGGACGGCCTTCTCGACGTTGAAGGAGATGTCGGTGAGCCGGCCGCGGCCGTTGGCGGCGCCGCGCGCGGCGGCGGCGATGCCGGCCCACATCGCGTCCTCGGCCACTTCGGCCATGCGCAGCAGGGCCGGGTCGGTCTCCCCCACGCCGACGGTGATCGCGGAGTCGCCGTGCCAGCCGTTGAGGATCGCCCCGCAGTCCAGCGACAGCAGGTCACCCTCCTTGAGCACCTGTGCGGGCGACGGGATGCCGTGCACGACCTGCTCGTTGACCGACGCGCAGATCGAGGCCGGGAAGCCGTGGTAGCCCTTGAACGACGGGATGGCGCCGGCGTCCCGGATGACCCGCTCGGCGATGGCGTCGAGGTCGGCCGTGGAGACGCCGGGCGCCACCGCTTCGCGCATCGCGTCGAGCGCGGCCTGCACGACGAGTCCAGCGCCGCGCATGAGTTCGATCTGTTCGGGGGTCTTCAGCTGGATGTCCAGCTGCTGACGGCGCATCTCAGCCTCCGTACGACCGCAGCGCGTCGATCGCCCGCACCGTGACGTCCTCGACCGGCCCGGTCGCGTCGATCCCGACGAGCTTGCCCTGCGCACCGTAGAAGTCGACGAGCGGCGCGGTCTTGTCCGCGTACTCGACGAGCCGGTTGGCGATGGTCTCGGCCCGGTCGTCGTCGCGCTGGAACAGCTCGGAGCCGCACCGGTCGCAGATGTTGTCCTTGCTGGTCGGGTCGAACTCGACGTGCCAGATCTTGCCGCAGCCGCGGCAGGTCCGGCGCCCGGAGAGGCGCCGGATGACCTCGTCGTCGTCGACCACGAGCTCCATCACGAGGTCCAGCGCGGTGCCGAGGTCGGCGAGCAGCTTGTCCAGCGCGGAGGCCTGCGGGACGGTCCTCGGGAAACCGTCCAGCAGGAACCCGTCGCCGGCGTCCGGCTCGGCGAGCCGGTCGCGGACCATGTTGATGGTCACCTCGTCCGGGACGAGGTTGCCCGCGTCCATGTACCGCTTGGCCTCGAGCCCGAGGGGCGTGCCCTGCGAGACGTTGGCCCGGAAGATGTCACCGGTCGAGATCTTCGGTACGGCGAGATGGGCGGCGATGAACTCAGCCTGGGTCCCCTTGCCGGCCCCCGGAGGGCCCACCAGTACCAGCCGCACCTACATCGCCTCGCTTCGGTGAGAACGAGCTCCGCAAACCGCAGACGCGAGAGCCCCCCGGCTCCGCGCCCCCACTACCGGAGGAACCCTTCGTAGTTGCGCTGCATCAGCTGGCTCTCGATCTGCTTCACGGTCTCCAGCCCCACGCCGACCATGATCAGAACCGCGGTACCGCCGAACGGGAAGTTCTGGTACTGCTTCTGATTCAGCCAGATGAAGAAGAAGTTCGGCAGCACCGAGATCAGGCCGAGGTAGAGCGCGCCCGGCAGGGTGATCCGGCTGAGGATGAAGTCCAGGTAGTCGGCGGTCGGCTTACCGGGCCGGATACCCGGTACGAAACCACCGTACTTCTTCATGTTGTCGGCGACCTCGGTCGGATTGAACGTGATCGAGACGTAGAAGTACGTGAAGAAGATGATCAGCAGGAAGTACGTGACGATGTAGATCCAGCTCGTCGGATCGGCGAGGTTGTTCTGGATCCACTGCTGGTAACCCTTGAGGTTGTTGCGGTCGAAGAACTGCAGGTACAGCTGCGGCAGGTAGAGCAGCGACGACGCGAAGATCACCGGCACGACACCGGCCTGGTTGACCTTCAGCGGGATGTACGTCGAGGTGCCGCCGTACATGCGCCGGCCGATCATGCGCTTCGCGTACTGCACCGGGATGCGGCGCTGTGCCTGCTCGATGAAGACGACCGCGCAGATGACCAGCAGCACCAGGGCGATGACGAGCCAGAACTTGGCCCAGCCGTTGCTCTCCTTGATCGTCCAGCCCTCGCCGGGGAGGCGGGCGGCGATCGAGGTGAAGATCAGGACGGACATGCCGTTGCCGACGCCGCGGTCGGTGATGAGCTCGCCCAGCCACATGACCACGCCCGTGCCGGCGGTCATCGTGATGACCAGCATCGAGAGCGTCACCCAGTCCGGGATCCCCGTGCCCTTGGGGATGATCGCGAAGTTCGACTGGTCCTGCGGGCAGGCACCGGCGAAGAGCTGGCCGGAGCGGGCCAGCGCGACGAAGGCCGAGGACTGCAGCACCGCGAGACCCAGGGTCAGGTAGCGGGTGTACTGCGTGATCTTCGCCTGGCCGGACTGACCCTCCTTGCGGAGCTGCTCCAGGCGGGGGATCACCACGGTGAGCAGCTGCAGGATGATCGACGCCGTGATGTACGGCATGATGCCGAGCGCGAAGACCGACAGCTGGAGCAGCGCGCCGCCGGAGAACAGGTTCAGCAGGTTCAGAACCCCGCCGCCGGCGTTCGAGCTGTTCACCGCGTCGAGGCAGTTCTGCACATTGGTGTAGGACACGCCTGGGCTGGGCAAGGTGGCGCCGAGCCGGTAGACCGCGATGATCGCTACTGTGAACAGCAGTTTCTTGCGCAGGTCAGGCGTCCGGAACGCACTCAGAAAGGCGGAGAGCAACTTCTTCCTCCTGCGCGAGGTGGCCGCCTGGACCGGCGGATGGGGGTAGGCATCGGTCCGGACGACCGATATACCTGGCTGGGAACGGACTTTAACAGCCTGACGTGCCTGCTGTGAGGCACGGTCGCCGCTTGTGCAACACCCGGGGACGAAGAGCTATGCCACGGCTGGGGGAACTATTTCGCCCGGCCCGGTAAAAGACCAGGTCAGACGCCAGAACGGGGATGCCGGCCCGGGGCATCTGTGCGATACCTCGGGCCTGCATCCCCGGCAAGCCTCACAGCTCGGTGGCGGAACCACCGGCGGCTGCGATCTTCTCCTTGGCCGACTCGCTGAACGCGTGCGCCGAAACCTGCAGCGACACGCTACCCAGCTCGCCGGAGCCGAGGACCTTCACCGGCTGGCCACGACGGACCGCGCCGGCCTCGGCCAGCTCCAGCGGACCGACCTCGCCGCCGTTCGGGAACAGCTCGGCGAGCCGGTCCAGGTTCACGACCTGGAACACGACCTTGTTCTTGTTCTTGAAGCCCTTGAGCTTCGGCAGGCGCATGTGGATGGGCATCTGCCCACCCTCGAAGCCCGCAGGAGTGTTCTTGCGGGCTCCCGTACCCTTGGTGCCCCGACCGGCGGTCTTGCCCTTGGAGCCCTCACCGCGACCCACACGGGTCTTCGGGGTCTTGGCTCCGGGCGCCGGGCGCAGGTGGTGGACCTTGATCGCCATTACTCGACCTCCTCGACACTGACGAGGTGGCTCACGGCGAAGATCATGCCCCGAATCTCGGGGCGGTCCTCCTTGACCACCACATCGTTGATCCGCTTCAGGCCCAGCGACCGCAGGGAGTCCCGCTGGTTCTGCTTACGGCCGATCTCGGACCGGATCTGGGTGACCTTCA carries:
- the rplQ gene encoding 50S ribosomal protein L17, with protein sequence MPTPTKGPRLGGSPAHEKLLLANLATELFRHGKIKTTETKARRLRPLAEQLITKAKRGDLHARRRVLTVVKDKDVVYALFEQIAPRYTNRPGGYTRITKTGIRKGDAAPMAVIELVEELQVAATTAPAKKAARKAAAQQDKVEALAREDETPAAAEAPAETANDQDAEPPVNASGDKGAEGPGDQAEGEDTDDAKA
- a CDS encoding DNA-directed RNA polymerase subunit alpha translates to MLISQRPSLSEESLSETRSRFTIEPLEPGFGYTLGNSLRRTLLSSIPGAAVTSIKIDGVLHEFTTIPGVKEDVVELVMNVKELTVSSEHDEPVSMYLRKQGPGDVTAGDIQPPAGVSVHNPDLKLATLNSKGRLDMELTVERGRGYVTAAQNKSAGAEIGRIPVDSIYSPVMKVTYRVEATRVEQRTDFDRLIIDVESKASISPRTALASAGSTLVELFGLCRELDETAEGIDIGPSPQDAQLAADLALPIEELDLTVRSYNCLKREGINTVGELIGRTEADLLDIRNFGQKSIDEVKMKLAGMGLGLKDSAPSFDPAHVVDSFGDVDYDTDDYRETEQL
- the rpsD gene encoding 30S ribosomal protein S4; amino-acid sequence: MARYTGADCKRCRREKMKLFLKGSKCDGPKCPFESRPFPPGQHGRGRTKETEYLLQHREKQKARRTYGVLEKQFRGYYEEAVTKPGKTGEVLLQILESRLDNVVYRAGYAASRDMARQLVKHGHFLVNGVKVDIPSYRVKEHDIVQVREKSKEMTPFVVAQAQAGSRPTPAWLEPIPSDMKILIHTLPARAVIDTQVQEQLIVELYSK
- the rpsK gene encoding 30S ribosomal protein S11, with the protein product MPPKARAGAAVKKVRRKERKNVAHGQAHIKSTFNNTIVSITDPTGAVISWASSGQVGFKGSRKSTPFAAQLAAEAAARRAMEHGMRKVDVFVKGPGSGRETAIRSLQAAGLEVGQISDVTPQPHNGCRPPKRRRV
- the rpsM gene encoding 30S ribosomal protein S13; amino-acid sequence: MARLVGVDLPREKRMEIALTYIYGVGRTRAVEALTATGIDLNKRAKDLTDEELVQLRDYIEGNFKVEGDLRREVAADIRRKVEIGCYAGIRHRRGLPVRGQRTRTNARTRKGPKRTVAGKKKPGRK
- the rpmJ gene encoding 50S ribosomal protein L36, whose translation is MKVKPSVKRICNNCRVIRRHGRVMVICKTDARHKQRQG
- the infA gene encoding translation initiation factor IF-1: MPKKDGAIEIEGRVIEPLPNAMFRVELANGHKVLAHISGKMRQHYIRILPEDRVVVELSPYDLTRGRIVYRYK
- a CDS encoding DUF1707 SHOCT-like domain-containing protein, encoding MSEEQMRAGDAERQAVADRLKAALDEGRLELHEYDERLQRAYAAKTYGDLDALTTDLPGTVPAQHAQMVPQPPQAAEETGAGAGPEAGEMRRPGGPPWLASYGGVVLVCVIVWALSSMASGQWIYFWPGWMLIPLVFGVIRRMTGRDR
- the map gene encoding type I methionyl aminopeptidase, giving the protein MRRQQLDIQLKTPEQIELMRGAGLVVQAALDAMREAVAPGVSTADLDAIAERVIRDAGAIPSFKGYHGFPASICASVNEQVVHGIPSPAQVLKEGDLLSLDCGAILNGWHGDSAITVGVGETDPALLRMAEVAEDAMWAGIAAAARGAANGRGRLTDISFNVEKAVRKGGRYGIVDGYGGHGIGTEMHQDPHVLNHGKPGKGPRLVPGMALAIEPMITMGSPRTQELSDGWTVITRDGSMAAHVEHTMALLEDGVWVTTARDGGRARLGDLVTSRQPAVDSLAE
- a CDS encoding adenylate kinase, with protein sequence MRLVLVGPPGAGKGTQAEFIAAHLAVPKISTGDIFRANVSQGTPLGLEAKRYMDAGNLVPDEVTINMVRDRLAEPDAGDGFLLDGFPRTVPQASALDKLLADLGTALDLVMELVVDDDEVIRRLSGRRTCRGCGKIWHVEFDPTSKDNICDRCGSELFQRDDDRAETIANRLVEYADKTAPLVDFYGAQGKLVGIDATGPVEDVTVRAIDALRSYGG
- the secY gene encoding preprotein translocase subunit SecY, whose protein sequence is MLSAFLSAFRTPDLRKKLLFTVAIIAVYRLGATLPSPGVSYTNVQNCLDAVNSSNAGGGVLNLLNLFSGGALLQLSVFALGIMPYITASIILQLLTVVIPRLEQLRKEGQSGQAKITQYTRYLTLGLAVLQSSAFVALARSGQLFAGACPQDQSNFAIIPKGTGIPDWVTLSMLVITMTAGTGVVMWLGELITDRGVGNGMSVLIFTSIAARLPGEGWTIKESNGWAKFWLVIALVLLVICAVVFIEQAQRRIPVQYAKRMIGRRMYGGTSTYIPLKVNQAGVVPVIFASSLLYLPQLYLQFFDRNNLKGYQQWIQNNLADPTSWIYIVTYFLLIIFFTYFYVSITFNPTEVADNMKKYGGFVPGIRPGKPTADYLDFILSRITLPGALYLGLISVLPNFFFIWLNQKQYQNFPFGGTAVLIMVGVGLETVKQIESQLMQRNYEGFLR
- the rplO gene encoding 50S ribosomal protein L15, coding for MAIKVHHLRPAPGAKTPKTRVGRGEGSKGKTAGRGTKGTGARKNTPAGFEGGQMPIHMRLPKLKGFKNKNKVVFQVVNLDRLAELFPNGGEVGPLELAEAGAVRRGQPVKVLGSGELGSVSLQVSAHAFSESAKEKIAAAGGSATEL
- the rpmD gene encoding 50S ribosomal protein L30 gives rise to the protein MARLKVTQIRSEIGRKQNQRDSLRSLGLKRINDVVVKEDRPEIRGMIFAVSHLVSVEEVE